The Phytohabitans rumicis genome has a segment encoding these proteins:
- a CDS encoding Acg family FMN-binding oxidoreductase yields MTTAERPAAAVLAEAAAAAGYAPSVHNTQPWRWRVTTDALDLIAVRDRQLRVADPDGRLLTISCGAALHHARVALATEGRAPDVTRMPDPANPDHLARITIGERTPVTPQAMRLFQAARLRHTDRRPVSDTPVGPAAIEEIRRTVHTEGLELHVLTTDQVLDLAAAASHADKAETEDEQQRTELAYWIGGDRPDGTGVPDAVIPSRAPETTVPGRDFVRAGTLSVGAGHDRAAVYAMLYGPGDEPADWLRAGEALSASWLAATEQGLTVLPFSSVIELPATREALRRVISGIGYPYLVLRLGLADPDVAGPPHTPRLPGAQTIDVVTG; encoded by the coding sequence ATGACCACAGCCGAGCGTCCGGCCGCCGCGGTGCTCGCCGAGGCCGCCGCCGCGGCCGGGTACGCACCGTCGGTGCACAACACGCAACCATGGCGCTGGCGCGTGACCACGGACGCGTTGGACCTGATCGCGGTGCGGGACCGGCAGCTGCGGGTCGCCGACCCGGACGGGCGGCTGCTGACCATCAGCTGCGGCGCCGCCCTGCACCACGCCCGGGTCGCACTGGCGACCGAAGGCCGGGCGCCCGACGTCACCCGGATGCCGGACCCCGCCAACCCGGACCACCTGGCTCGGATCACCATCGGCGAGCGCACCCCGGTGACCCCGCAGGCCATGCGCCTGTTCCAGGCCGCGCGACTGCGACACACCGACCGGCGGCCGGTCAGCGACACACCCGTCGGGCCAGCCGCGATCGAGGAGATCCGGCGCACGGTCCACACCGAGGGCCTGGAACTGCACGTGCTCACCACCGATCAGGTCCTCGACCTGGCCGCCGCCGCGTCCCACGCCGACAAGGCGGAGACCGAGGACGAGCAGCAGCGCACCGAACTGGCGTACTGGATCGGCGGCGACCGGCCCGACGGCACCGGCGTCCCGGACGCGGTGATCCCCAGTCGCGCGCCGGAGACCACCGTGCCCGGTCGTGATTTCGTCCGGGCCGGCACGCTGTCTGTCGGCGCCGGCCACGACCGGGCCGCCGTCTACGCGATGCTGTACGGCCCCGGCGACGAACCAGCCGACTGGCTGCGCGCCGGCGAGGCACTGTCGGCCAGCTGGCTCGCCGCGACCGAACAGGGCCTGACCGTGCTGCCGTTCAGCTCGGTCATCGAACTGCCCGCCACCCGCGAGGCGCTGCGCCGCGTCATCAGCGGTATCGGCTACCCGTACCTCGTACTGCGCCTCGGCCTCGCCGACCCGGACGTGGCCGGACCGCCACACACCCCACGCTTGCCCGGCGCCCAGACCATCGACGTCGTCACCGGCTGA
- a CDS encoding cation-translocating P-type ATPase, whose amino-acid sequence MAMTTAPAAARGLTAQVAAARLRADGPNTVTEPPRRHLATRILHQLTDPLVALLLAAGVVTTALGDFPDTAIIALVVIVNTVIGVTQEVRADRAIAALDRMAAPTARVMRDGVDQVVPAADLVRADLVHLEPGDVIPADLRLDAAHRLQVDEAALTGESVPVHRGAGDEAFAGTVVVTGRGVGTVVRTGPASALGRIATLVATTRPGPTPLQRRLTALGRVLGLTAVVLSAVVLVLGLAAGRPLVDMAITAVSLVVAAVPESLPAVVTLALALGARRMAGLRAIPRRLHAVETLGSVTVVASDKTGTLTEGRMAVQRAVTAGGEHYRVRGQGYAPYGELRDAADTCTVEPGSSLRDLARAATLCSDATLAPPGDDRPQWTAVGDPLEAALVAFAARSGLDPAAERAAWPRVAEEPFEQETRRMVTVHRHPDGGYLVVCKGAPESVLASPFLDDVPADALPQAQRLAEEGLRVLAVATAVVPALPDPRTVRGLRLVGLVAVGDPVRETAPHIAAAFGEAGIRLVLITGDHAATAAAIGGRLGIWAAGDAVARGDDGAIDPRTADEVRVFARIQPEQKLDIVTALQARGHVVAMTGDGVNDAPALRRADIGVAMGGGTEVARQAADLVLVDDNLATVGTAVREGRRIYDNIRRFLRYGLSGGLAEILVMLLGPAFGLAVPLLPAQILWVNLLTHGVPGVALGAEPAEPGTMRRAPRSPQESVLGAGLLRAVLLTGGLLAAVVLGAGIAADALDRPWQSIVFVVLGLAQLGVALAVRASRTPIKDPRTPIKVLSADQGQTVVDWRSNHSRSPMIDGEIHDRRAGVRRWRGRPRNPALLAAVGVSALLQVAGVLLPPLRELLGTEPLTAAELVACAAVATLPGLTLRLSGFGHHRPPGRSR is encoded by the coding sequence ATGGCGATGACGACGGCACCGGCAGCGGCGCGTGGGCTCACCGCCCAGGTCGCGGCGGCCAGGCTCCGTGCCGACGGGCCGAACACCGTCACCGAGCCACCCCGCCGGCACCTGGCCACCCGGATCCTGCACCAGCTCACCGACCCACTCGTCGCGCTGCTGCTGGCCGCGGGGGTGGTGACTACGGCGCTGGGCGACTTTCCGGACACCGCGATCATCGCGCTCGTCGTCATTGTCAACACGGTGATCGGAGTGACCCAGGAGGTCCGCGCGGACCGGGCCATCGCCGCGCTGGACCGGATGGCCGCGCCGACCGCCCGGGTGATGCGCGACGGCGTGGACCAGGTGGTGCCGGCGGCCGACCTCGTCCGCGCAGACCTCGTCCACCTGGAGCCTGGCGACGTGATCCCGGCCGACCTGCGGCTGGACGCCGCGCACCGACTCCAGGTGGACGAGGCCGCGCTGACCGGCGAATCGGTCCCGGTGCACCGCGGTGCCGGCGATGAGGCGTTCGCCGGCACGGTCGTGGTCACCGGGCGCGGCGTGGGCACGGTGGTCCGCACCGGCCCGGCAAGCGCCCTGGGGCGCATCGCGACCCTGGTCGCCACGACCAGGCCCGGGCCGACACCGCTGCAGCGCCGGCTGACCGCCCTCGGCCGGGTGCTCGGTCTCACCGCGGTGGTCCTGTCCGCCGTCGTGCTCGTGCTCGGTCTGGCCGCGGGCCGACCCCTGGTGGACATGGCGATCACCGCGGTCAGTCTGGTCGTCGCGGCGGTCCCGGAGTCGCTGCCCGCGGTGGTCACACTCGCGTTGGCGCTGGGCGCCCGCCGGATGGCCGGTCTGCGGGCGATCCCCCGCCGGCTGCACGCGGTGGAGACGCTCGGCTCGGTCACCGTCGTGGCCTCCGACAAGACCGGCACGCTGACCGAGGGCCGGATGGCCGTCCAACGTGCGGTCACCGCCGGCGGCGAGCACTACCGGGTACGCGGCCAGGGGTACGCCCCGTACGGGGAGCTGCGCGACGCCGCCGACACCTGCACAGTGGAGCCCGGATCGTCGCTACGCGATCTGGCCCGGGCGGCGACGCTGTGCAGCGACGCCACGCTCGCCCCACCCGGTGACGATCGCCCACAGTGGACCGCCGTTGGCGACCCCCTGGAGGCCGCCCTGGTGGCGTTCGCGGCCCGCAGCGGCCTCGACCCGGCCGCCGAGCGCGCCGCCTGGCCGCGCGTGGCCGAGGAACCGTTCGAGCAGGAGACCCGGCGGATGGTGACGGTGCACCGCCACCCGGACGGCGGCTACCTGGTGGTCTGCAAGGGCGCGCCGGAGTCGGTGCTGGCGAGCCCGTTCCTCGACGACGTACCGGCGGACGCCCTGCCGCAGGCCCAGCGGCTGGCGGAGGAAGGGCTGCGCGTCCTCGCGGTCGCCACCGCGGTCGTACCCGCCCTGCCGGATCCGCGGACCGTGCGCGGGCTGCGCCTGGTCGGCCTGGTGGCGGTCGGCGACCCGGTACGGGAGACCGCACCGCACATCGCCGCGGCGTTTGGCGAGGCCGGTATCCGGCTCGTCCTGATCACTGGGGACCACGCCGCCACGGCCGCGGCGATCGGTGGGCGGCTGGGCATCTGGGCCGCGGGCGACGCGGTCGCCCGCGGCGATGACGGGGCGATCGACCCGCGCACCGCCGACGAGGTACGGGTGTTCGCGCGGATCCAGCCGGAGCAGAAGCTGGACATCGTCACCGCCTTGCAGGCTCGGGGGCACGTCGTGGCGATGACCGGAGACGGGGTCAACGACGCACCGGCCCTGCGCCGCGCGGACATCGGCGTGGCCATGGGCGGCGGCACCGAGGTCGCCCGGCAGGCCGCCGACCTGGTGCTCGTCGACGACAACCTGGCCACGGTAGGTACCGCGGTCCGGGAGGGTCGCCGCATCTACGACAACATCCGCCGCTTCCTGCGCTACGGGCTGTCCGGCGGCCTGGCCGAGATCCTGGTGATGCTGCTCGGTCCGGCGTTCGGGCTGGCGGTGCCGCTGCTGCCGGCCCAGATCCTCTGGGTCAACCTGCTCACCCACGGCGTTCCCGGGGTGGCGCTGGGCGCGGAGCCGGCCGAGCCGGGCACCATGCGCCGGGCGCCGCGCTCGCCGCAGGAGTCGGTGCTCGGCGCCGGGCTGTTGCGGGCCGTGCTGCTCACCGGAGGGCTGCTCGCCGCGGTCGTGCTCGGCGCCGGGATCGCCGCCGACGCGCTGGACCGGCCCTGGCAGTCGATCGTCTTCGTCGTGCTCGGCCTCGCCCAACTCGGCGTCGCGCTGGCCGTCCGGGCGTCGCGTACGCCGATCAAGGACCCGCGTACGCCGATCAAGGTCTTGTCCGCCGATCAAGGGCAAACGGTCGTGGATTGGAGATCAAACCACAGCCGTTCGCCCATGATCGACGGGGAAATCCATGATCGACGCGCCGGGGTACGGCGCTGGCGTGGCCGCCCGCGCAATCCCGCGCTGCTGGCAGCGGTGGGGGTGTCGGCGTTGCTGCAGGTCGCGGGCGTGCTGTTGCCGCCGCTGCGCGAACTGCTGGGCACCGAGCCATTGACCGCCGCCGAGCTGGTGGCCTGCGCGGCGGTCGCGACGCTGCCCGGACTCACGCTCCGGCTGAGCGGTTTCGGACACCACCGCCCGCCCGGGCGGTCACGATGA
- a CDS encoding Acg family FMN-binding oxidoreductase — translation MNGSGWTVDADGVPQGRWRECLEAAIAAPSVHNTQPWRFRVHGTTVDVLADHGRRLDVLDPTGRELLISVGAAAFNLRVAMLARGHVPMQHLLPDANEPDLAARITVGPPTRPPVTAVMLAQAIPRRHTNRQPFSGISVPAEALADLCAAAETEQARLVVLDPVARNAVLDVVRIAEHRRRHQPAYWRELSDWTRPGAGRRDGVPPEAFGPWDALETVPIRDFSFVRPARRRGPAPFEHAPTIAVLYTPGDSPYEWLRGGQALERVLLTATVRGLASTLMTQPVEVPDLRALLQDPAGGYAAQAVLRFGYGPPSAPAPRRSLDDVLVHAGRGSKVPD, via the coding sequence ATGAACGGCAGCGGTTGGACGGTTGACGCGGATGGCGTGCCACAGGGACGGTGGCGCGAATGCCTGGAGGCCGCGATCGCGGCCCCTTCGGTCCACAACACCCAGCCGTGGCGCTTCCGGGTCCACGGCACCACGGTCGACGTCCTGGCCGACCACGGCCGCCGGCTGGACGTGCTCGACCCGACCGGGCGAGAGCTGCTCATCAGCGTCGGCGCGGCGGCGTTCAACCTTCGGGTGGCGATGCTGGCCCGCGGCCACGTCCCCATGCAGCACCTGCTGCCCGACGCGAACGAGCCGGACCTGGCGGCGCGCATCACCGTCGGGCCGCCCACCCGCCCGCCGGTCACAGCCGTGATGCTGGCCCAGGCGATCCCGCGCCGGCACACCAACCGGCAGCCGTTCAGCGGCATCTCCGTCCCGGCCGAGGCCCTCGCGGACCTCTGCGCCGCCGCCGAGACCGAGCAGGCCCGACTCGTGGTGCTGGACCCGGTTGCCCGCAACGCCGTCCTCGACGTCGTGCGCATCGCCGAACACCGCCGCCGGCACCAGCCCGCGTATTGGCGGGAGCTCAGTGACTGGACCCGCCCCGGCGCGGGCCGGCGCGACGGGGTGCCGCCTGAGGCGTTCGGGCCCTGGGACGCGCTGGAGACGGTGCCGATCCGGGATTTCAGCTTCGTGCGTCCGGCCCGGCGGCGCGGACCGGCACCGTTCGAGCACGCGCCGACCATCGCGGTGCTCTACACACCGGGCGACTCGCCGTACGAGTGGCTGCGTGGCGGCCAAGCCCTGGAGCGGGTGCTGCTGACGGCCACCGTTAGGGGGCTGGCGTCGACCTTGATGACCCAGCCGGTCGAGGTCCCGGACCTGCGCGCGCTGCTGCAGGACCCGGCAGGCGGGTACGCCGCCCAGGCGGTGCTGCGGTTCGGGTACGGGCCGCCGAGCGCGCCCGCACCGCGGCGGTCGCTCGATGACGTGCTGGTGCACGCCGGGCGCGGGTCGAAGGTCCCGGATTGA
- a CDS encoding pyridoxamine 5'-phosphate oxidase family protein, whose amino-acid sequence MASRILRKLTAEQCLSLLGSVAVGRIVFTDKALPAIRPVNHILDGGAVIIRSHLSGGLARAVGSGRGVVVAYEADAIDPDGRIGWSVVVTGVAHLVADSREVARYEQALHPWVEMTMDCVIRIEPHIVTGYRLVDAAEPVSTP is encoded by the coding sequence ATGGCGTCGAGGATCCTGCGAAAACTGACCGCCGAGCAGTGCCTGTCGCTGCTCGGCAGTGTCGCCGTGGGCCGGATCGTCTTCACGGACAAGGCCCTGCCGGCGATCCGGCCGGTCAACCACATTCTCGACGGCGGCGCCGTGATCATCCGCAGCCATCTGAGCGGCGGCCTGGCCAGGGCGGTGGGCTCCGGGCGGGGTGTCGTGGTGGCGTACGAGGCGGACGCGATCGACCCGGACGGCCGGATCGGTTGGAGCGTCGTGGTCACCGGCGTCGCGCACCTGGTGGCCGACTCCCGCGAGGTGGCCAGGTACGAGCAGGCCCTGCACCCTTGGGTGGAGATGACCATGGACTGCGTGATCCGCATCGAGCCGCACATCGTGACCGGCTACCGGCTCGTCGACGCGGCGGAACCGGTCAGTACACCGTGA
- a CDS encoding CBS domain-containing protein, producing the protein MRLWRVDDVMTKDVVTVREQTPYREIVDVLTARHVSAVPVVDDVGRVLGVVSEADLLYKIETDGRPEPRRVFESRRRQSARAKAGAMTAAGLMTTPAVTAPSHTLIPAAARTMDAQQVKRLPVINDLGRLIGIVTRGDLLKVHLRPDADIRHDVVEGVLRRVLAVEDGIVRVEVHDGVVTLVGELDRHSAAEAAARLAHAVAGVVAVEDHLTYRFDDTALANMSYRGT; encoded by the coding sequence ATGAGACTGTGGCGGGTGGACGACGTCATGACCAAGGACGTCGTCACGGTACGAGAACAGACGCCCTATCGGGAGATCGTCGACGTCCTGACGGCGCGCCACGTGAGCGCGGTGCCGGTGGTCGACGACGTCGGGCGAGTACTCGGTGTCGTGTCCGAGGCCGACCTGCTCTACAAGATCGAGACTGACGGCCGGCCCGAGCCCCGGCGGGTGTTCGAGAGCCGCCGCCGGCAGTCGGCACGCGCCAAGGCCGGCGCCATGACCGCGGCTGGGTTGATGACCACACCAGCGGTCACCGCGCCGTCGCACACGCTGATCCCGGCGGCGGCCCGCACGATGGACGCGCAGCAGGTGAAGCGCCTGCCGGTGATCAACGATCTCGGTCGGCTCATCGGCATCGTCACCCGCGGCGACCTGCTGAAGGTGCACCTGCGCCCCGACGCGGACATCCGGCACGACGTCGTCGAAGGAGTGCTGCGCCGGGTGCTGGCAGTAGAGGACGGCATCGTCCGCGTGGAGGTGCACGACGGCGTCGTCACGCTGGTCGGAGAGCTTGACCGGCACAGCGCCGCCGAGGCGGCCGCGCGGCTGGCCCACGCCGTCGCCGGGGTGGTGGCCGTCGAAGACCACCTGACCTACCGGTTCGACGACACCGCGCTGGCGAACATGAGCTACCGCGGAACCTGA
- a CDS encoding flavodoxin family protein, with protein MRALVIYESMYGNTHLVADAIGEGLATAYQVEVVPVGQASPQTLGEADLVVVGGPTHVRGLSRARTREAAMSEARKPGSELTLDPDAEGPGLRDWFHALPASTAAKAAAFDTRIDAPAVLTGRASKGISRQLRQHGFEVVAEPRSFLVTKQNVLEPEETTRARQWGRDLAETLATSV; from the coding sequence ATGCGTGCGTTGGTGATCTACGAATCGATGTACGGCAACACCCACCTGGTGGCCGACGCGATCGGCGAGGGCCTCGCGACGGCGTACCAGGTGGAGGTGGTGCCGGTGGGCCAGGCCAGCCCGCAGACGCTGGGCGAGGCCGACCTGGTCGTGGTGGGCGGGCCCACCCATGTGCGCGGGCTCAGCCGTGCGAGGACCCGCGAGGCTGCCATGTCCGAGGCGCGCAAGCCGGGCAGCGAGCTGACCCTTGACCCCGACGCCGAAGGGCCTGGCCTGCGCGACTGGTTCCACGCGCTGCCGGCGTCAACGGCGGCCAAGGCCGCAGCTTTCGACACCCGGATCGACGCGCCGGCCGTACTGACCGGGCGGGCGTCCAAGGGCATCTCCCGCCAGTTGCGGCAGCACGGGTTCGAGGTGGTGGCCGAACCGCGGAGCTTCCTGGTCACGAAGCAGAACGTGCTCGAGCCCGAGGAGACGACGCGGGCCCGGCAGTGGGGGCGGGATCTGGCCGAGACCCTCGCGACGAGCGTGTGA
- a CDS encoding putative PEP-binding protein, which translates to MRQDLARRCGRAWDGQRLASAAPKPSRWTRRRFGSLWTARSCPKGTSCPQTALPGRCSSGRCRCTRHPWCGTSRARSPFESIDVAGVGRLMRIAVDEGRAARPDLKIGVCGEHGGDPDSIGFFHAIGLAAADTPDSDSR; encoded by the coding sequence ATGCGGCAAGACCTCGCACGCCGCTGTGGTCGCGCGTGGGATGGGCAAAGACTTGCGTCTGCGGCGCCGAAGCCCTCGAGGTGGACGCGGAGGCGGTTCGGTTCACTGTGGACGGCACGGTCGTGTCCGAAGGGGACGTCGTGTCCACAGACGGCGCTACCGGGGAGGTGTTCCTCGGGGCGGTGCCGGTGCACCCGTCACCCGTGGTGCGGTACTTCGAGGGCGAGGTCACCGTTCGAGTCGATCGACGTCGCGGGCGTCGGCCGCCTGATGCGCATCGCGGTGGACGAGGGGCGGGCCGCCCGGCCCGACCTGAAGATCGGCGTGTGCGGCGAGCACGGCGGCGACCCCGACTCCATCGGTTTCTTCCACGCCATCGGCCTGGCGGCGGCGGACACGCCGGACTCCGACAGCCGGTAA
- a CDS encoding DUF4389 domain-containing protein: protein MNRYPVRLYANPDPAPGRWLWLVKWLLLIPHFVVLAVLWIVLVVLTLVAYVAVLITGRYPTGIYDFNVGVLRWSWRVGYYGYQALGTDRYPPFALADVPDYPAGLDADPPRPLPRWRPLVAWLLAFPHVLIVAALTGGWRVYDDGDTVVYVSGGLVAVTVLIVGVALLFTGRHPPGLYALLVGVARWVTRTIAYIVLLTGAYPPFRLDQGAREPDHIPPAPDDADHRTAALM from the coding sequence ATGAACCGCTATCCGGTACGGCTGTACGCCAACCCCGACCCGGCTCCGGGCCGCTGGCTGTGGCTGGTCAAGTGGCTGCTGCTGATCCCGCACTTCGTCGTTCTCGCGGTGCTGTGGATCGTGCTCGTCGTCCTGACGTTGGTCGCGTACGTCGCGGTGCTGATCACCGGGCGCTATCCGACGGGTATCTACGACTTCAACGTCGGCGTGCTGCGCTGGAGTTGGCGCGTCGGCTACTACGGATACCAGGCGCTCGGCACCGACCGGTACCCGCCGTTCGCGCTGGCCGACGTACCCGACTATCCGGCCGGACTGGACGCGGACCCGCCGCGGCCACTGCCGCGCTGGCGCCCCTTGGTGGCCTGGCTCCTGGCGTTCCCGCACGTGCTGATAGTCGCGGCGTTGACCGGTGGATGGCGGGTGTACGACGACGGCGACACCGTCGTGTACGTGTCCGGTGGCCTGGTCGCCGTCACCGTGCTGATCGTCGGCGTCGCGCTGCTGTTCACCGGACGCCACCCGCCCGGCCTGTACGCCCTGCTGGTCGGCGTGGCGCGCTGGGTGACCCGGACGATCGCATACATCGTGCTGCTCACCGGGGCGTACCCGCCGTTCCGGCTGGACCAGGGCGCCCGGGAGCCAGACCACATCCCACCGGCGCCGGACGATGCCGACCACCGGACCGCAGCGCTCATGTAG
- a CDS encoding alpha/beta hydrolase, translated as MTEPRTKAPPIVLIHGLWMTARSWDRWVEYYRAKGHEVIVPTYPGFEIEVEALREKPEIIAEASVPATLDHLSDVVEHLDRPPIIMGHSFGGTFTQLLVNRGLGAAAVTIDSAPPEGVRVNPPSQIRSLFPILANPANRHRAVGFTKEQFHYAFANTSSREDSDAAYDRLHIPAPGNWVWAYGLIANWKPGHQETWVDYDLDDRAPLLFIMGGKDHLMPPSVIRANAKKYRNSEALTETYEFPDRSHFTGVEPGWEQVADYALDWATSHARTQQV; from the coding sequence ATGACTGAGCCAAGGACCAAGGCCCCGCCGATCGTGTTGATCCACGGGCTTTGGATGACCGCCCGAAGCTGGGATCGCTGGGTGGAGTACTACCGGGCGAAGGGACATGAGGTCATCGTGCCGACCTACCCGGGCTTCGAGATCGAAGTGGAGGCGCTGCGCGAAAAGCCCGAGATCATCGCCGAGGCGTCCGTGCCGGCAACCCTCGACCATCTCAGCGACGTGGTCGAGCATCTGGACCGTCCGCCGATCATCATGGGCCACTCCTTCGGCGGGACCTTCACCCAACTCCTGGTCAACCGCGGGTTGGGCGCCGCCGCCGTAACGATCGACTCGGCGCCACCGGAGGGCGTGCGGGTGAACCCGCCGTCCCAAATCAGGTCCCTGTTCCCGATCCTGGCCAACCCGGCCAACCGACACCGCGCGGTGGGCTTCACCAAGGAACAATTCCACTATGCGTTCGCCAACACGAGCAGTCGGGAGGACTCCGACGCGGCGTACGACCGCCTCCACATCCCGGCGCCCGGAAACTGGGTGTGGGCCTACGGCCTGATCGCCAACTGGAAGCCGGGCCACCAGGAGACCTGGGTCGACTACGACCTGGACGACCGGGCGCCGCTGCTGTTCATCATGGGCGGCAAGGACCACCTGATGCCGCCCTCGGTGATCCGCGCGAACGCGAAGAAATACCGCAACTCCGAGGCGCTGACCGAGACCTACGAGTTCCCGGACCGCTCACACTTCACCGGCGTCGAGCCCGGCTGGGAACAGGTCGCCGACTACGCGCTCGATTGGGCAACAAGCCACGCGCGAACCCAGCAGGTGTGA
- a CDS encoding helix-turn-helix transcriptional regulator, protein MRQTVLRHLLAVLVLRLSHLSALPGSSTPEPSDTFLRFRDAVERDFARTRRLEDYANALGYSARTLSRATQAAAGVNAKDFIDRRTILEAKRLLAHSDHTAAQIAARLGFTSATNFSKYFHQRVGSTPIAFRASIRGTSVTGFLAKP, encoded by the coding sequence GTGCGGCAGACCGTGCTACGGCACCTGCTGGCCGTACTCGTGCTCCGCCTTTCGCACCTGAGCGCACTGCCCGGCAGCTCGACGCCCGAGCCCAGCGACACCTTCCTGCGCTTCCGCGACGCGGTCGAACGGGACTTCGCCCGCACCCGCCGGCTCGAGGACTACGCCAACGCCCTCGGCTACTCCGCCCGTACGCTGTCGCGTGCCACACAGGCCGCGGCCGGCGTCAACGCCAAGGACTTCATCGACCGCCGCACCATCCTGGAAGCCAAACGGCTGCTCGCCCACAGCGACCACACCGCCGCCCAGATCGCCGCCCGGCTCGGCTTCACCAGCGCCACCAACTTCAGCAAGTACTTCCATCAGCGGGTTGGCAGCACACCGATCGCCTTCCGCGCCAGCATCCGCGGTACCAGTGTCACCGGCTTCCTCGCGAAGCCTTGA
- a CDS encoding nuclear transport factor 2 family protein gives MTAKDIVLTAAGQLFGDQDPSAVDRWVAADYVQHSSLAADGPDGVRALVEHLPDGFRYDLHRVIADGDLVALHGTYHGFGPAPLVAFDIFRVADGRLAEHWDALAPVVDTTVSGRSQTDGPTEVTDLDKTDANRELVVGFVETVLKAGKVDAITDYLSTEQYHQHNPGIGDNLDGLAAALGALAVQGISMVYDTVHKVVAEGNLVLTVAEGRFGPTPTAFYDLFRVENGKIVEHWDVTPEIKTDLPHGNGLF, from the coding sequence ATGACCGCCAAGGACATCGTTCTGACCGCAGCCGGGCAACTGTTCGGTGACCAGGACCCGTCAGCCGTCGACCGGTGGGTCGCGGCCGACTACGTCCAGCACAGCAGCCTGGCCGCCGACGGCCCCGACGGCGTCCGCGCGCTCGTGGAGCACCTGCCGGACGGCTTCCGCTACGACCTGCACCGGGTCATCGCCGACGGCGACCTGGTCGCGCTCCACGGCACCTACCACGGATTCGGCCCCGCCCCGCTCGTCGCGTTCGACATCTTCCGCGTCGCCGACGGCAGGCTGGCCGAGCACTGGGACGCCCTCGCCCCGGTGGTGGACACGACCGTGTCCGGCCGCTCCCAGACCGACGGCCCGACCGAGGTCACCGACCTGGACAAGACCGACGCCAACCGCGAACTCGTCGTCGGGTTCGTCGAGACCGTCCTCAAGGCCGGCAAGGTCGACGCCATCACCGACTACCTGAGCACCGAGCAGTACCACCAGCACAACCCCGGCATCGGCGACAACCTCGACGGCCTGGCGGCCGCCCTCGGCGCGCTGGCCGTACAGGGCATCAGCATGGTGTACGACACGGTGCACAAGGTCGTCGCCGAAGGCAACCTCGTCCTGACCGTCGCTGAGGGACGCTTCGGTCCCACCCCGACCGCCTTCTACGACCTGTTCCGCGTCGAGAACGGCAAGATCGTCGAACACTGGGACGTCACCCCGGAGATCAAGACCGACCTGCCACACGGCAACGGCCTGTTCTGA